Below is a genomic region from Candidatus Omnitrophota bacterium.
GGCGACGGGGATGTACGGAACTTTTCCGGGTACCCTTTGCGCCATGTCCCCATCCCGATCCGATGGAACGAAAGGGTTAAAAAGAAAAAGATGAACTGGATTAAAATAGATTCAGGATAAAAAAAAAAGAACCGCCAAGACAAGGTTCTCTTGACAAACCGCTTCATAGATGGGTCGCGTTTTTTGACCCATCGTTTTTTTAATGGGATGAATTTATTGATGGGTCAAACGTCGCGACCCATCCTACGGTTAACTCAGCTGATGGCGAGATTAGAACTCCGCGCCTTCAAGCCGAAGCAGTTGGCGTTTAACATCTAAGCCGCCGCCGAAGCCGCCCAGGCCGCCGCCAGACGCGATCGCCCGATGGCAGGGGATAAGAATGGGAACGCGGTTTTTTCCGCAGGCGCCGCCCGCCGCTCTCGCCGCTAGGGGGCGTCCGGCGCGATTCGCCAATTCCCCATACGAAACTGTTTCGCCGAAGGGAATCTCCATCAGCGCGCGCCAGATTTTGGTTTGAAAATCCGTTCCGATCAATTCGGGCTTTACCGTGAAGCGGCGGCGTTTTCCGGCGAAATATTCCGCCAATTCGCGTTGCAGTTTCAATGCAACGGCGTTAGGTTCGCCGGATGGAATCCGCCCTATCGATTCGAGCCATACTGTTAAATCGCTTTTGGAATCGTTGCCGAATTGAATGGCTAAAATGCTCTTGTCGGAACAAGCCGT
It encodes:
- a CDS encoding methylated-DNA--[protein]-cysteine S-methyltransferase, whose protein sequence is MNPSQSTAHFIEIESPIGLLLTACSDKSILAIQFGNDSKSDLTVWLESIGRIPSGEPNAVALKLQRELAEYFAGKRRRFTVKPELIGTDFQTKIWRALMEIPFGETVSYGELANRAGRPLAARAAGGACGKNRVPILIPCHRAIASGGGLGGFGGGLDVKRQLLRLEGAEF